The following proteins are encoded in a genomic region of Ornithinibacillus sp. 4-3:
- the istA gene encoding IS21 family transposase produces MLAVAQIDYIRHEVNQKGGTYSSVARKMELDPRTVSKYANQEEFPVKKPQKRSSRVMDPVKPILDKWIREDLKKKKKNHRTAKRMYEQLVKFHSFEGSARTVRDYVSRRKKELKEYIEGASLPLESIPGTAQVDFGTAPFLYESEIIDLPYLVMSFPYSNSFLFQVFPSENTECLLEGLQRMFHYMGGVPTTIRFDNLSPAVKKIKGKGERELTDTFERFVLHYGFSYEFCNPGKGNEKGHVEAMVKYVRNNFLLPECTIVDLDQFNETLWQCAEEDRNRPHYLKETLQSELYKEDKKEWLILPEKKFECVRYQEVKADKYGIINIDNKEYSTSPRFAKQRINICVTYNSIIVLNEERQVIVKHSRLYGVKRRSMNWQPYLHLLSKRPKAIKYSSLYDQFPLEWSNFLRDCTEEEQKEVLRLLATLLKNDDFTLLNEALELASSHGHPSADQIKHCFYSLLNQGTSYEAITPRLNVPTVPSATRGLSHYDAFFQGGTSE; encoded by the coding sequence ATGTTAGCAGTGGCACAAATTGATTATATCAGACATGAAGTGAATCAAAAAGGTGGAACTTATTCCAGTGTGGCAAGAAAGATGGAGCTGGATCCTCGTACAGTTTCTAAGTATGCGAATCAAGAAGAGTTTCCAGTAAAAAAACCACAGAAAAGAAGCTCTAGAGTGATGGATCCAGTGAAGCCTATTTTAGATAAGTGGATTCGAGAAGACTTAAAAAAGAAAAAGAAGAATCATAGAACTGCCAAAAGAATGTACGAGCAGTTAGTTAAGTTTCATAGCTTCGAAGGTTCTGCACGTACAGTTCGTGACTATGTTTCAAGAAGGAAGAAAGAGCTAAAAGAATATATAGAAGGAGCTTCATTACCTCTTGAATCCATACCAGGAACAGCACAAGTTGATTTTGGTACAGCACCCTTCTTATATGAATCAGAGATAATAGACCTACCGTATTTAGTGATGTCATTTCCGTACAGTAATTCATTCCTGTTTCAGGTATTTCCTTCGGAAAACACTGAGTGTTTACTAGAGGGTCTACAACGTATGTTTCACTATATGGGTGGTGTGCCGACAACGATACGATTCGATAACTTATCCCCCGCTGTGAAAAAGATAAAAGGTAAGGGTGAACGTGAACTCACTGATACATTTGAACGTTTTGTCTTACACTATGGGTTCAGTTACGAATTTTGTAATCCTGGGAAGGGGAATGAAAAAGGACACGTTGAAGCAATGGTGAAATATGTTCGAAATAACTTCTTATTACCCGAGTGCACCATAGTGGATCTCGACCAATTTAATGAAACACTTTGGCAATGCGCAGAGGAAGACCGAAATCGTCCACACTACTTAAAAGAAACGCTTCAATCAGAGTTATATAAGGAAGACAAAAAGGAATGGCTTATCCTTCCTGAGAAGAAGTTTGAATGTGTGCGTTATCAGGAAGTGAAGGCAGATAAATACGGGATTATAAACATCGATAACAAGGAATATTCAACGTCGCCTAGATTTGCCAAGCAGCGCATAAATATTTGTGTAACCTATAACTCTATTATTGTATTGAACGAAGAACGTCAGGTTATTGTAAAGCATTCTCGTTTATATGGAGTAAAAAGAAGGTCGATGAACTGGCAACCATATTTACACTTACTATCAAAACGTCCAAAGGCAATTAAATATTCTAGTTTATATGACCAATTTCCCCTTGAATGGTCCAACTTTTTAAGAGATTGTACAGAAGAAGAGCAGAAAGAAGTTTTACGTCTTTTAGCTACGCTCTTAAAAAATGATGATTTTACTTTATTGAATGAGGCATTAGAGTTAGCTTCTTCACATGGTCATCCTAGTGCGGATCAAATCAAGCATTGTTTCTATTCTCTACTAAATCAAGGTACATCTTATGAGGCGATTACTCCTCGTCTTAATGTTCCAACAGTACCTAGCGCAACTCGTGGGCTTTCTCATTACGATGCTTTCTTTCAAGGGGGTACGAGTGAATGA
- the istB gene encoding IS21-like element helper ATPase IstB — protein MNEQIQAYAKRLKLSWIRENFNQIEAETNEEYLLKLFEKEVQNREERKVNLLLSQAQLPKTGSTPFQWEHIQIPQGIERTAVINGDFIKERENLILYGGVGTGKTYLATLLSLNAIHRFGSQVKFYTVAGLVNKLIEANQKNTLPKLMKQIEKLDLLILDELGYIPLNKEGAELLFQVISMCYENRSIVITTNLQFGQWNHVFGDPILTEAVIDRLIHHSHLLVFKGDSFRYKESLLHQ, from the coding sequence ATGAACGAGCAAATACAAGCCTACGCAAAGCGACTAAAGTTAAGTTGGATTAGAGAGAATTTTAATCAAATAGAAGCAGAAACAAATGAAGAGTACCTATTAAAGCTTTTTGAAAAGGAAGTCCAAAATCGAGAAGAAAGAAAAGTTAATTTATTACTAAGTCAAGCTCAGCTACCGAAGACAGGTTCTACTCCTTTCCAATGGGAACATATACAAATTCCACAAGGAATTGAACGTACAGCTGTCATTAATGGTGACTTTATTAAGGAGAGGGAAAACCTTATTTTATACGGTGGTGTCGGTACAGGAAAGACTTATTTGGCAACATTACTATCCTTAAATGCCATACATAGATTTGGCAGCCAGGTAAAGTTCTATACAGTGGCAGGCTTGGTTAATAAACTAATTGAAGCAAACCAGAAAAACACTCTACCAAAGCTGATGAAACAAATCGAAAAGCTAGACCTTTTAATACTTGATGAGCTCGGCTATATTCCGTTAAACAAAGAAGGAGCAGAGCTTTTATTTCAAGTGATTTCTATGTGTTATGAAAACCGAAGTATAGTGATTACAACCAATCTTCAATTCGGTCAATGGAATCATGTTTTTGGCGACCCGATTCTAACAGAAGCTGTCATTGACCGCCTGATTCACCATTCTCATTTACTTGTTTTTAAAGGAGATAGTTTTCGTTATAAAGAGTCTTTATTGCATCAATAA
- a CDS encoding Vga family ABC-F type ribosomal protection protein, with amino-acid sequence MLLLKAFQLKYSIAERQLLDIQELKIYRQDRIGLIGINGSGKTTLLKALANEQQIETGTIIHHASYAWIPQWKDNNTSESGGEVTQRYIQEALNKHPDLLLADEPTTNLDTINIEELESSLQEWDGAFIIVSHDRVFLDALCTTIWELDDGKLTIYKGNYSDYVEQKKHERRNQELAYEKYVREKKQLENAIQLKEIKANRATKKPKRVSNSEASIIGAKPYYANKQKKLRKTAKALETRLEKLEVVEKTKENPSLKMDVFNHEHFHRRIILRIEDVSAAIEDRILWKHANFQVYGGDKLAIIGDNGVGKTTFLRKIIQQDEGISLSPAVKIGYFSQNLNTLNEKQTILENVQISSVQSEALIRTVLARMNFVKDDVYKTVHVLSGGERVKVALAKVLLSEANILILDEPTNYLDVNAMEALESLLVEYEGTVIYVSHDRRFIEKTATRIIEIVEQKVKVFEGTYQQFIESKKTKPKEDNRDQLLLIETQITEVLSRLSIEPSAALENEFQQLLQKKRDIQNN; translated from the coding sequence ATGCTATTATTAAAGGCTTTTCAATTAAAATATTCTATTGCTGAAAGACAGCTTTTGGATATTCAGGAATTAAAGATTTATCGACAGGATCGTATCGGTTTAATTGGGATAAACGGAAGTGGGAAAACGACTTTATTAAAAGCATTAGCTAACGAACAACAAATTGAAACAGGAACTATTATTCATCACGCGTCTTATGCTTGGATACCACAGTGGAAGGATAATAATACTTCAGAAAGTGGTGGAGAGGTTACACAAAGATATATACAAGAAGCACTAAATAAGCATCCTGATTTATTACTAGCTGATGAACCAACAACGAATTTAGATACGATAAATATTGAAGAATTAGAAAGTAGCCTGCAGGAATGGGATGGTGCATTCATCATCGTTTCTCATGATCGTGTGTTCTTGGATGCTTTATGTACAACAATATGGGAGCTTGATGATGGAAAATTAACGATTTATAAAGGAAATTATAGTGATTATGTAGAGCAGAAGAAGCATGAACGAAGAAATCAGGAGCTTGCTTATGAAAAATATGTCCGTGAGAAGAAACAATTAGAAAATGCGATACAGTTAAAAGAAATAAAAGCGAATCGTGCAACAAAAAAGCCAAAACGTGTAAGTAATTCTGAGGCAAGTATCATAGGTGCAAAACCTTATTATGCGAATAAGCAAAAGAAATTAAGGAAAACAGCAAAAGCATTAGAAACACGTTTAGAAAAATTAGAGGTTGTTGAGAAAACAAAAGAAAATCCTTCATTAAAGATGGATGTATTCAATCATGAGCATTTTCATCGTCGAATTATTCTTCGTATAGAGGATGTTTCTGCCGCTATTGAAGATCGTATCTTGTGGAAACATGCTAATTTTCAAGTATATGGTGGTGATAAGCTAGCTATTATAGGAGATAATGGAGTAGGAAAAACAACTTTTTTAAGAAAAATTATCCAACAGGATGAAGGAATTTCTCTATCACCAGCTGTGAAAATTGGTTATTTTAGTCAAAATTTAAATACTTTAAATGAAAAACAAACGATACTGGAAAATGTACAAATAAGCTCCGTGCAGTCTGAAGCACTCATTCGTACGGTTTTAGCACGAATGAATTTTGTAAAAGATGATGTATATAAGACTGTTCACGTTTTAAGTGGAGGAGAGCGGGTGAAGGTAGCACTTGCAAAAGTACTTTTAAGTGAAGCAAATATATTAATTCTCGATGAACCAACCAATTATTTAGATGTGAATGCTATGGAGGCTTTAGAGTCATTACTTGTTGAATATGAAGGTACTGTCATTTATGTATCTCATGACCGAAGATTTATTGAAAAAACAGCTACGCGGATTATTGAAATTGTTGAACAAAAAGTCAAGGTTTTTGAAGGAACTTACCAACAATTTATAGAAAGTAAAAAAACAAAGCCTAAAGAAGATAATAGGGATCAATTATTGCTTATTGAAACACAAATAACAGAAGTTTTAAGTCGTTTAAGTATTGAACCTTCAGCTGCATTAGAAAATGAATTCCAACAATTATTGCAGAAAAAACGAGACATACAAAATAATTAG
- a CDS encoding MarR family winged helix-turn-helix transcriptional regulator: protein MKKNTLGSLIWLRISRFTHQSNLLSNEFLKQFNLTTAQFDVLMQISTYGPLTQNELAKRVTVSQGGISRMLSRLEKDQFIERKQEWKTKTISLTNKGVEKLKQSFTQQLAFQSSFFDDCLTKEEQKTLYTLISKVQKNSEKKMAERY from the coding sequence ATGAAAAAAAACACTTTAGGCTCCTTAATTTGGTTAAGAATTAGCCGTTTTACACATCAAAGTAATTTACTATCCAATGAATTTCTAAAGCAATTTAATCTAACAACTGCACAATTTGATGTACTTATGCAAATTTCCACCTATGGACCATTAACACAGAATGAATTGGCTAAACGGGTAACTGTCAGTCAAGGGGGTATTTCCCGTATGCTTTCCCGTCTAGAGAAAGATCAATTTATAGAGAGAAAGCAAGAATGGAAAACAAAAACAATTTCTTTAACAAATAAAGGTGTAGAAAAATTAAAGCAATCCTTTACGCAGCAATTGGCTTTTCAATCCTCTTTCTTTGATGATTGCTTAACAAAAGAAGAACAAAAAACTTTATACACATTAATATCTAAAGTACAGAAGAACAGTGAAAAGAAAATGGCAGAACGTTATTAA
- a CDS encoding ring-cleaving dioxygenase: MYTIPGHHHISMITKHAKQNNYFYRDILGLRRVKITVNQDDPSMYHLFYGDRTGSPGTELTFFEMPYAGSTHRGTNAITRIGLIVPSIESLHYWKKRFMEFNIDHSDIITYANRPAIHFEDKEGLRLSLQVAGEAKLAHWETWEHSPVPEVHQIQGMGTVEITVKRLKKLNQTLQEIFGYIEILNNEKEAILQSIEGEIFGEILIKQMDGPSEKPGRGSIHHLAIRVNNVQELHYWEEQIKQRGFHSTGIIDRFYFHSLYFRESNGILFEIATDGPGFTRDSDVETLGNQLDLPVFLENRRAEIEAKLTPIEED; encoded by the coding sequence ATGTATACAATCCCTGGACATCATCATATTTCAATGATAACGAAACATGCAAAACAGAATAATTATTTCTATCGTGATATTCTTGGACTTCGTCGTGTGAAAATTACTGTAAACCAAGATGATCCCTCTATGTACCATTTATTTTATGGGGATAGAACTGGAAGTCCTGGCACAGAATTAACCTTTTTTGAAATGCCTTATGCTGGTTCAACGCATCGTGGCACCAATGCGATTACGAGAATTGGTTTAATTGTCCCATCTATCGAGAGCTTACATTATTGGAAAAAACGTTTTATGGAATTTAATATAGATCATTCTGACATCATCACTTATGCAAATCGTCCTGCTATTCATTTTGAAGATAAAGAAGGATTGCGCCTTAGCTTACAAGTAGCAGGTGAAGCAAAGCTCGCTCATTGGGAAACATGGGAGCACTCTCCTGTCCCTGAAGTCCATCAGATCCAAGGCATGGGAACAGTTGAAATCACAGTAAAAAGATTAAAGAAGCTTAATCAAACACTTCAAGAAATCTTTGGTTATATCGAAATATTAAATAATGAAAAAGAAGCCATTCTGCAATCCATAGAGGGCGAGATTTTCGGTGAAATTTTAATTAAGCAAATGGATGGCCCTTCAGAAAAACCTGGCCGTGGTAGCATTCATCATCTCGCCATTCGAGTAAACAATGTCCAAGAACTTCATTATTGGGAAGAACAGATAAAACAACGTGGTTTTCATTCGACTGGAATTATTGATCGTTTTTATTTTCACAGTCTCTACTTTCGTGAATCAAATGGAATTCTATTTGAAATTGCTACAGATGGACCTGGTTTCACGCGAGATAGCGATGTGGAGACACTTGGAAATCAGCTAGATTTACCTGTCTTTTTAGAAAACCGACGTGCGGAAATAGAAGCTAAACTTACACCAATTGAGGAGGACTAA
- a CDS encoding LLM class flavin-dependent oxidoreductase, translating to MEKYRIQQNNGLEFGLYSLGDHMINPITESRISAQQRITELIEASKLAEEAGIDVFGVGESHQNFFTTQAHTVVLGAIAQATEKIKITSSATVLSVADPVRVYEDFATIDLISDGRAEIVAGRGSRVGAYQLLGVDLQDYEEIFEEKLELLIKLNEENTINWEGKFRAPLTNAQILPQPKDNFLPIWRAVGGPPASAIKAGYMGIPMALTTLGGPAINFKPSVEAYRQAATENGFDPATLPISTTSLFFVADTTKEALQGMYPHLNRGFMAIRGSGYPKQQFAQAPDPRDALMVGDKNQIIEKLLYQHELYDMQRFMAQIDFGGVPFDKIMKNIEIIGNHIIPAIKKHTAK from the coding sequence ATGGAAAAATATCGTATTCAACAAAATAATGGATTAGAATTTGGTTTATATTCACTTGGAGACCACATGATTAATCCAATTACCGAATCTCGTATCTCTGCTCAACAACGGATCACAGAATTAATTGAAGCAAGTAAATTAGCTGAAGAAGCTGGTATTGATGTATTCGGGGTCGGTGAAAGCCACCAAAACTTTTTTACAACCCAAGCACATACAGTAGTCTTAGGAGCCATTGCACAAGCTACAGAAAAGATAAAAATCACTAGCTCTGCTACAGTATTAAGTGTTGCGGATCCTGTTCGTGTTTATGAGGATTTTGCAACAATCGACCTTATTTCTGACGGACGTGCAGAAATCGTAGCTGGTCGAGGCTCTCGTGTTGGCGCTTATCAACTACTTGGTGTTGACTTGCAAGATTATGAAGAAATTTTCGAGGAAAAATTAGAGCTTTTAATAAAATTAAATGAAGAAAATACTATTAACTGGGAGGGAAAATTTCGTGCTCCCTTAACAAATGCTCAAATTCTACCACAGCCTAAAGATAATTTCTTACCGATTTGGCGTGCTGTTGGTGGTCCACCAGCAAGTGCAATCAAAGCAGGTTATATGGGAATTCCAATGGCATTAACAACCTTAGGTGGCCCAGCAATAAACTTTAAACCCTCTGTTGAAGCTTATCGACAGGCTGCTACAGAAAACGGATTCGATCCAGCTACATTGCCTATTTCTACAACAAGTCTTTTCTTTGTAGCAGATACTACAAAAGAAGCTCTACAAGGAATGTATCCACATTTAAATCGTGGATTTATGGCTATCCGTGGTTCTGGTTATCCTAAACAACAGTTTGCACAAGCACCGGATCCTCGTGATGCTTTAATGGTTGGGGATAAAAACCAAATTATTGAAAAACTGCTATATCAGCATGAATTATATGATATGCAACGATTTATGGCGCAGATTGATTTTGGTGGCGTTCCTTTTGATAAAATTATGAAAAACATTGAAATTATTGGGAATCATATTATTCCTGCAATAAAAAAACATACTGCAAAATAA
- a CDS encoding NADPH-dependent FMN reductase has protein sequence MKIVVLSGSNIGSKTKTAMEVVEQMLKQHYPEHQVDFLDLAKYVLPFSDGRNYFEYDGDTKYVLETIMNADALIIGTPIFQASIPAALKNIFDLLPVHAFRDKAVSIVVTAGSSKHYLVAEQQLKPILSYMKAQIVQTFVFIEEKDFLRQEIINDDILFRLERLIEDTITQSEITEKVRLEKEAQYDF, from the coding sequence ATGAAGATCGTCGTATTATCAGGTTCCAATATTGGCTCAAAAACAAAAACAGCAATGGAAGTCGTAGAACAAATGTTAAAGCAACATTATCCTGAACATCAAGTTGATTTTCTTGATTTAGCAAAATACGTATTACCTTTCAGCGATGGCCGTAATTACTTTGAATATGACGGAGATACAAAATATGTTTTAGAAACCATAATGAATGCTGATGCACTCATTATTGGTACACCTATTTTCCAAGCATCTATACCAGCTGCGCTTAAAAATATTTTTGATCTACTTCCTGTTCATGCCTTCCGTGATAAAGCTGTAAGTATTGTTGTTACTGCAGGATCATCAAAACATTATCTAGTGGCAGAACAACAGTTAAAGCCGATTTTATCTTATATGAAAGCACAAATCGTTCAAACCTTTGTATTTATTGAAGAAAAAGATTTTCTGCGACAAGAAATCATTAATGATGATATATTATTCCGCTTAGAAAGATTAATCGAAGATACAATAACTCAAAGTGAAATTACAGAGAAAGTCAGACTAGAAAAAGAAGCACAATATGACTTTTAA
- a CDS encoding metallophosphoesterase yields the protein MFALFLVVVFSVFGSMNWLIARTIAMQFPNHKLLIYMIVILFALTSVISMVLRDLSIMNFIGTIGHYWIAVSFLGLVVYGIFALIPKDTFWLSTAILVLLLGIGIYTAQSLKQTDYQIKLAKDTENMRIALISDTHLGYVNGAKKLETIVDRVNATNPDVILIAGDLFDSSVNTIYNLDGVREALNNFKSTYGTYLAWGNHDAGNTFQEMKEIIDQTDIVLLEDEYIDVGPFVVIGRRDIQPIGEQGGERLPMDDVVQDADLTKPVFVIDHQPSEVNEYEDYVDLIVSGHTHHGQIFPFNYITNAIFPIDYGIMQKENGTYAIVTSGAGFWGPPIRLGTKSEFVIIEVE from the coding sequence ATGTTTGCATTATTTCTAGTTGTGGTTTTTAGCGTCTTTGGTAGTATGAATTGGCTTATCGCTAGAACAATAGCGATGCAATTTCCTAACCACAAATTATTGATATACATGATTGTTATTTTATTCGCGTTAACTAGTGTGATTTCCATGGTTTTACGAGATTTATCAATTATGAATTTCATTGGCACCATTGGTCATTATTGGATTGCGGTTAGTTTTTTAGGTCTAGTTGTTTACGGTATTTTTGCACTTATTCCAAAGGATACATTTTGGTTAAGCACAGCAATCTTGGTACTTCTCTTAGGTATCGGTATTTACACCGCCCAGTCACTGAAACAGACAGATTATCAAATAAAGCTTGCTAAAGATACAGAAAATATGCGAATAGCTTTGATTAGTGATACACATTTAGGTTATGTGAATGGGGCAAAAAAACTAGAGACAATCGTAGATAGAGTAAATGCAACAAATCCAGATGTTATATTAATTGCAGGAGATTTATTTGATAGCAGTGTGAACACCATATATAATTTAGATGGTGTACGGGAAGCATTAAATAATTTCAAATCAACGTATGGTACATATTTAGCATGGGGAAATCATGATGCTGGGAATACTTTTCAAGAGATGAAAGAAATAATTGACCAGACAGATATTGTCCTCTTAGAAGATGAATACATAGATGTAGGTCCTTTTGTTGTGATTGGAAGAAGGGATATCCAGCCAATTGGTGAACAAGGAGGAGAACGTTTGCCAATGGATGATGTAGTACAAGATGCAGACCTTACAAAGCCCGTTTTTGTTATAGATCATCAACCATCAGAGGTTAATGAATATGAGGATTATGTCGATTTAATTGTTTCTGGACATACACATCATGGACAAATCTTCCCATTTAATTATATTACCAATGCAATTTTTCCAATTGATTACGGTATCATGCAAAAAGAAAATGGTACCTATGCCATTGTTACTTCAGGTGCTGGGTTTTGGGGACCACCAATTCGTTTAGGAACAAAAAGTGAATTTGTTATTATTGAAGTAGAATAG
- a CDS encoding flavodoxin family protein, protein MSIAVIYGGNRPNGNTESLTKLATLHLEVEEIYLSEYHIEPIIDKRHDPEGFSDIDDDYNTVIDKVLAHDILIFSTPIYWYTMTGIMKNFIDRWSHMMRDENRPTFKEEIAKKHTYVIAVGGDSPYIKGLPMIQQFKHIFDFMGMTFEDYIIGEANAPGEITQDVRALVAAEQLRKKLEQTQKS, encoded by the coding sequence TTGTCTATTGCAGTAATATACGGAGGAAATCGACCAAATGGAAATACAGAATCACTTACAAAGTTAGCTACACTTCACCTTGAGGTTGAAGAAATATATTTATCTGAATATCATATTGAGCCTATTATTGATAAAAGGCATGATCCAGAAGGTTTTTCTGACATTGATGATGATTACAATACTGTCATTGATAAAGTTTTAGCACATGACATTCTGATTTTTTCCACTCCCATTTATTGGTATACCATGACTGGAATTATGAAAAATTTCATTGATCGTTGGTCACATATGATGCGCGATGAAAATCGCCCCACCTTTAAAGAAGAGATAGCTAAAAAGCATACCTATGTTATTGCAGTAGGTGGAGACTCTCCGTATATTAAAGGATTGCCCATGATTCAACAATTCAAGCATATCTTTGATTTTATGGGAATGACCTTTGAGGACTATATTATTGGAGAAGCAAATGCACCTGGAGAAATCACCCAGGATGTTCGTGCGCTTGTTGCAGCAGAACAGCTACGGAAAAAACTAGAACAGACTCAAAAAAGTTAA
- a CDS encoding sulfite exporter TauE/SafE family protein, whose product MSTSIIILIILIVFLGALTRATFGFGEAVVSMPLLALLPIDLHLSISLIALVGLIVALLAAFKDWQQVDRVELKRLVIGAILGIPVGILFILFVPASIIMTALGIFLIIYGSYSLIIRLVIKKEITVKFQTRYLSIPVGFISGILGSAYNSHGVPIVVFGTLKEWTPAVFRGTMQSYFLIVGLFIVASHAIGGLWSIDTFILFGLSLPFILLAARLGRWIYEHIPSEKFIHLIFILLVILGVLLLIK is encoded by the coding sequence ATGTCTACATCCATCATAATCCTAATCATCTTAATTGTATTTCTCGGTGCCCTTACTCGTGCTACTTTTGGATTTGGCGAAGCAGTAGTTAGCATGCCATTACTCGCATTATTACCAATTGATTTACATCTATCTATTTCCTTAATTGCTCTAGTTGGATTGATTGTTGCCTTATTAGCTGCATTTAAAGACTGGCAACAAGTTGATCGTGTAGAACTAAAAAGACTAGTGATTGGTGCAATTCTTGGTATTCCTGTAGGTATTTTATTTATTCTATTTGTACCGGCATCAATCATCATGACCGCACTTGGAATATTCCTAATTATTTATGGTTCGTATTCTTTGATCATACGTCTCGTGATAAAAAAGGAAATTACCGTAAAGTTTCAAACACGTTACTTATCCATTCCAGTAGGTTTTATCTCTGGAATTTTAGGTAGTGCATATAACTCCCATGGTGTACCAATTGTAGTATTTGGTACACTCAAGGAATGGACCCCAGCAGTATTTCGCGGAACTATGCAGTCCTATTTTTTAATTGTTGGTTTGTTTATTGTAGCTAGTCATGCTATTGGTGGATTATGGTCTATCGATACTTTTATTCTTTTTGGATTATCTTTACCATTTATTTTACTAGCTGCACGACTGGGAAGATGGATATATGAACATATTCCTAGCGAAAAATTTATCCATTTAATATTTATCTTACTTGTTATCCTTGGTGTGTTACTACTGATTAAATAA
- a CDS encoding DUF4367 domain-containing protein, with protein sequence MNFDFKLPSYMPEGSKAKGAVVYTLAEQMTIVLHYNYDGDNFFELTAFRTEDSLQDFVEVIEAFDWKDAEIDGLSALIGESKKITDKRVLMKTEDNIIFEVVSSTLTEEELIRILESI encoded by the coding sequence TTGAATTTTGACTTTAAATTACCAAGCTATATGCCTGAAGGTTCAAAAGCAAAAGGGGCAGTTGTTTATACATTAGCAGAGCAAATGACTATCGTTCTGCATTATAACTATGACGGTGATAATTTTTTTGAGTTAACAGCATTTCGTACAGAGGATTCTTTACAAGATTTTGTAGAAGTTATTGAAGCGTTCGATTGGAAAGATGCTGAAATTGATGGTTTGTCTGCATTGATTGGTGAATCTAAAAAGATAACAGATAAACGAGTGTTAATGAAAACAGAAGATAATATTATTTTTGAAGTAGTTTCATCTACGCTTACCGAAGAGGAATTAATTCGTATTTTAGAATCGATTTAA